The DNA window CCGAGCGGCGAACTGCGCACCCGGCCCCAGGCGTACTTCGACTGGCGGGTGTCCTGGGCGGACACCATGAGCACCCGGGTGTACTCCCTCGACGACCCGCCGCATGACTTGCCGCTCTTCCCCTTTCAGATCGGCGCCTACGGTACCGGAGCCAACTTCGCCGTCCGCCGCGAAACGATCCGGCGCCTCGGCGGCTTCGACGAGGCGTTGGGTGCGGGTACCCGAACGCGCGGGGGAGAGGACATCGACATGTTCTTCCGTGTCCTGACAGCCGGATACGCGCTGGCCAACGAGCCGTCGTCGATCATCTGGCACCGCCATCGCAGCGACACCGACGCGCTGCTGGTGCAGGCACGCGGCTATGGCCTGGGCCTCGGCGCCCGGCTGACCAAGGTCGCGGTCAACCGACAGCATCGTCGGCTGGCGTTCTCGGTGCTGCGACGCCGTGCCCGCGCCGTCGCCCGGGCCAGTGCCGACTACGGCGCGATCACCAAGCCGCCCAGGGAGTTCGCCGAGGAGATGTCGTCGGCGGTCGGACGCATCGAGGTGTTCTCCGTGCTCGGTGGCCCGGTCGCGCTGGCGCGTGAGCGGATGCGCGGGCGCCGCGCCACCCCCCTACCCGGAGCATCCACATGAGTGCGGTGATCGATGCCGCCGCCGACACGCATCCGGTCGCCACGCCGCCACGGTCGCGCGGGCCGGTACGCCGACAGCCCGTGTCGATGCCCGACGTCGCACTCGTCGCGGGACTCACCGGACTGGCCGCCACTGCCCCGCTGCCGGCCGTGCTCCGGGCACTTCTGGTGGGCGCCTTCGTGTTCGTCGGGCCCGGCGCCGCCTTCTGCGCGTGGGTTCGTCTACCGCGCGCGGCCCGAGCGGCCGCCGTTCCGACCCTGGGCATGTCGGCGATGACGCTCGTCTCGCTGACCGCGATGTGGTCCTATCGCTGGTCCACCACCGGCATCCTGGTGCTGTCCGCGCTGGCCGTGATCGCCGCGAGTCTCGGGCACTATCAGTGGCGATCGGGGTGGCCGAATCCACGCACGTGGGGACGAACCGCCTGGTCGGTGGTGCGCGACACCGTCGCCGCGCCCGGGATCAACGCGGCCACCCTACTCCTGTTCGCGGCGCTGATCTGCTGGGCGGCAGCGATTCCCGGCCTGCCCGGCGTCGACGCGAGCTTCTACGGTCTGTTGTTCAGTGGGCGCGCCATCCTGTTGATCCCGGCGATGGCGCTGACCACGGCCGCCTTCGTCGTGGCGACGGTGAGCGGGCGCACCGCGGCCGCCGCCGCAGCCGTCGGGGTCGCCATCGTGGTGGCCCGGGTGACCACCTGGCTGGGCACCGAGATCCCGGTCTACGACTGGACGTACAAGCATCTCGCCGTGGTCGACTACATCCTGGCCCATGACCTGATCGCGCCAAACGGCACCGACATCTACGCCCAATGGCCCGCGTTCTTCGTCACCGCCGCCTGGTTCTGCGAGGTCACCGGCCTGCCGGTGACGACGCTGGCACATGTGTTCGCCCCGATCATCCACATCCTCATCGCCATCGTCGTCTACTCGGCCGCGCGCGTGATCGGGTTGTCGGCACGTGTCGCGGTGGCCGCCGCGTTCATCGTGGAGACCGTGAACTGGGTTGGGCAGGACTACTTCTCGCCGCAGGCGTGGTCGCTGGTGATCGCCTACGGCCTGATCACCCTGCTGCTGGCCTCACGTGGTGCGCCGCGCACCGCGGCCGTCGCCATCATCCCGTTCGCGGCGATCGTGCCGACCCATCAGCTCACGCCGTTCTGCTCGCGGTGTTCTGCTCACGGCGACCGCTCGTCGCCGTCGATCCCGAGCTGCCGGCGCAACGTCTCGACACGATCATCCGGCAACTCGAACTGCACGGCCGACGCGCGGGTCTGCTGATCTCCGACGCCGAGCACCTGCGCGAGTCACACGCGGTGGCCGACACCCACGGACTCGAGGTCGTGACCATCACCGAGGGCATCGGCCTGATCGACGGGACCGAGACACCCGCCACACCTTCGACTGTGTCGGTGGCACATCGTGTTCGGGAGAACGCGCCGGCGGACCCCGGTTTGGCGGTAACCAGTATCCAGTTCACCTCGGGATCGACCGGCACCCCAAAAGGCGTTCTGCACCCGAACACGATGTGGCTGTGCGACGCGGAGTTGATCCGCGACGGGTTCGGGGCGCGTCCCGGGCGGCGAATCGCATTGTCTGCCGATCAGCTTCGGCGCGGGACTCAATGTGTTGATCGGCTCGCTGCTCGCCGGTGCGGATGTGCTCGCCGTCGATCCCCGACAACACGATCCGACGGCCGTCCTCGACAAACTCGCCGCCCACGACATCGACGTGGCATTCATGACGCCCGCACTGCTCCGCGCGCTCACCACGGCACGGTCACACGACCGTGGCGCCGCTCATCGCGCGTGGTCGGTCATCGAGCGGATCATCACCACCGGCGAGCCTCTTACCGGTGAGATCGCCGCTGCGACACTCTCGCCCCGCAGGCCACCGTCACCAACTG is part of the Gordonia bronchialis DSM 43247 genome and encodes:
- a CDS encoding glycosyltransferase family 2 protein, with amino-acid sequence MPIDGVPEWTGATWVGMLDVGAVGAGADPEVLCAPEQIDGYRRARVLLRAGLTPLEFVDVEVVDGLIRVPIPELLVPQDHSDVEQPPISVVVCTHERPEQLRVALASLRTVDYPDFEVIVVDNAPQGPATADVVEEIDDPRFRRVVEPVAGLSSARNRGLTAARHQIVAFTDDDVVADPGWLRGLARGFARDTDVACVCGMVPSGELRTRPQAYFDWRVSWADTMSTRVYSLDDPPHDLPLFPFQIGAYGTGANFAVRRETIRRLGGFDEALGAGTRTRGGEDIDMFFRVLTAGYALANEPSSIIWHRHRSDTDALLVQARGYGLGLGARLTKVAVNRQHRRLAFSVLRRRARAVARASADYGAITKPPREFAEEMSSAVGRIEVFSVLGGPVALARERMRGRRATPLPGAST